The following proteins are encoded in a genomic region of Magnolia sinica isolate HGM2019 chromosome 1, MsV1, whole genome shotgun sequence:
- the LOC131243392 gene encoding protein BREAST CANCER SUSCEPTIBILITY 1 homolog encodes MADSAHLEKMGRELKCPICLSLLNSAISLTCNHVFCNLCILKSMKSVSNCPVCKVPYRRREVRAAPHMDNLVSIYKSMEAASGINIFVTQAAPPTKKSEGQSQGEGGSSPCGAETDEPRPQKSKKRKALKELDKANVRISSSGPSAKPSFPAKKRVQVPLSPLSETPMRPDKVSSMGDQSTKHEVKRECGMSAGNGCKQGSSFVLKEKPAFNEMGEPMFKPFFWLREADEDEAMENLTPTQTDGDHLTYTPPRNAPTFSDIKDSDDESPITMTPTGEAGSKSKAADVFDSEMFEWTQRACSPELCSTPMKTQSADKHTLDGIQEKEHEAASQIETAVTNDEILTSDKVKSANLEQGNPNMDMQLPVLSSQKNGSGNAKHARKKSIKKGKRPSRKIKRKNVTTTTDRTDIVPDAILGELPTSCGKIPGDPNQKNENKCSENGKSLNTGREAGKSSKKGSSHSKRKRVSILMTQVNDAATGEALEEASIKSCEESGHDKGNIELYIELPVLSCRQTENDKAVDVGNKPERSDKKIIREFKRKHVRRSVNRIVNTTAVKVLKEVPINDLEGTKNRNHDNMEMGLPVLSCQEIENDKALDLGGKTVKSIKNIEAKVERNGVRKSTKVKRLKSCTSEVSKRVPLISNMDEEKENRIIIEQQENVEIGGGGITKTAKVLPIAKVHLLQKCKTISSHIQCAFCQSCDDSEASGKMLHYFNGKLVAADYNGGSNVIHSHRNCTEWAPNVFFEDDTAINLEAELARSRRIKCSCCGIKGASLGCYEKSCRKSFHVPCAKLTRECRWDTENFVMLCPLHLSLRLPNEISGNQRERKKRGSRAREIVHPGLKMNRPWKWPSGSPSKWVICCSALTVAEKEIISKFVKLAGVSLSKTWNSTVTHIIASTDENGACRRTIKFFMGILEGKWILRIDWIKACMMAMEPVPEEQYEIHVDVHGVQDGPKRGRQRVMNKEPKLFNAFKFYFAGEFVPSYKGYLQDLVVAGGGTVLQRKPISRDQERLLNESPTSTTFIIYSLEHLENGDSSKNAMVFSCRRAEAQTLANVMGAKVAGHSWILDSIAACRLQSLDS; translated from the exons ATGGCGGATTCCGCACATTTAGAGAAGATGGGTAGAGAGCTCAAATGCCCCATCTG TTTGAGCCTACTGAATTCAGCTATTTCGCTCACATGCAATCATGTGTTTTGCAA cTTGTGCATTCTAAAATCCATGAAATCTGTGTCGAACTGTCCTGTTTGTAAAGTGCCGTATCGCCGGAGAG AGGTCCGAGCTGCTCCTCACATGGACAACTTGGTAAGCATTTACAAGAGCATGGAAGCTGCTTCAGGAATCAATATCTTTGTCACTCAGGCTGCACCTCCAACCAAAAAATCAG AAGGACAAAGCCAAGGTGAAGGTGGCAGCAGTCCTTGTGGAGCAGAAACTGATGAACCTCGGCCACAAAAGTCAAAGAAGCGAAAAGCATTGAAAGAATTGGATAAAGCCAATGTGAGAATCTCTAGTTCTGGTCCATCAGCAAAACCTTCGTTTCCAGCTAAGAAAAGGGTTCAGGTTCCACTCAGTCCTCTGTCCGAGACGCCAATGAGGCCTGACAAAGTTTCAAGTATGGGAGATCAAAGTACTAAGCATGAAGTCAAAAGAGAATGTGGTATGTCTGCAGGAAACGGATGTAAGCAAGGCAGTTCATTTGTATTAAAGGAGAAGCCTGCTTTTAATGAAATGGGAGAGCCTATGTTTAAGCCTTTCTTCTGGTTGAGAGAGGCTGATGAGGATGAAGCCATGGAGAACCTGACTCCAACGCAAACAGATGGTGATCATCTCACGTACACACCACCACGTAATGCTCCTACGTTTAGTGATATCAAGGATTCAGATGATGAGAGTCCGATTACAATGACACCAACT GGGGAAGCTGGCAGTAAATCCAAAGCCGCAGATGTTTTCGACAGTGAGATGTTTGAATGGACACAAAGAGCTTGCTCTCCTGAACTTTGTTCTACACCCATGAAAACACAG AGTGCAGATAAACATACATTGGATGGAATTCAAGAGAAGGAACATGAGGCAGCCTCACAGATTGAGACTGCAGTTACTAATGACGAAATACTGACTTCTGATAAAGTGAAAAGCGCGAATCTTGAGCAAGGAAATCCGAACATGGATATGCAGTTGCCTGTGTTATCATCCCAGAAAAATGGAAGTGGAAATGCTAAACATGCTAGAAAGAAAAGCATCAAGAAGGGAAAAAGACCAAGCAGAAAAATCAAAAGGAAGAATGTAACTACAACAACAGACAGGACTGATATTGTTCCAGATGCAATCCTTGGAGAACTTCCTACAAGTTGTGGAAAAATACCAGGAGATCCAAATCAAAAGAACGAGAACAAGTGTAGTGAAAATGGTAAGAGTCTAAATACAGGAAGAGAAgctggcaagagcagtaaaaaaGGCAGCAGCCATTCAAAGAGAAAGCGTGTGAGCATATTGATGACCCAAGTCAATGATGCTGCCACAGGTGAAGCACTTGAAGAGGCTTCTATAAAATCTTGCGAAGAAAGTGGCCATGATAAAGGAAACATAGAGCTGTATATTGAATTGCCTGTTTTGTCATGCCGCCAAACTGAAAATGACAAAGCTGTGGATGTAGGAAACAAACCTGAAAGAAGTGATAAGAAAATTATCCGCGAATTCAAGAGAAAGCATGTGAGAAGATCAGTAAACCGAATTGTCAACACTACTGCAGTGAAAGTACTCAAAGAAGTTCCTATTAATGATCTTGAAGGAACCAAAAATCGAAATCACGACAACATGGAGATGGGGTTGCCTGTTTTATCATGCCAGGAAATTGAAAATGACAAAGCTCTAGATTTGGGGGGGAAAACTGTAAAAAGTATTAAGAATATAGAAGCCAAAGTTGAGAGAAATGGTGTTAGAAAATCAACCAAGGTGAAGAGATTGAAAAGTTGCACAAGTGAAGTTTCCAAGAGAGTTCCACTCATTTCCAACATGGATGAGGAAAAGGAAAACCGTATCATCATAGAACAACAAGAAAATGTTGAGATTGGAGGGGGAGGCATCACAAAAACTGCCAAGGTTCTTCCCATTGCTAAGGTCCATTTGCTCCAAAAATGCAAAACCATTAGCAGTCACATTCAGTGTGCTTTTTGTCAGTCTTGCGATGACTCAGAG GCTTCAGGAAAGATGTTGCATTATTTCAATGGGAAGTTGGTGGCAGCAGATTACAATGGAGGGTCCAATGTCATACACTCACACAGAAACTGCACCGAATG GGCTCCTAATGTGTTCTTTGAAGATGATACTGCAATCAATCTTGAAGCTGAATTAGCAAGAAGTAGAAGGATCAAATGTAGCTGCTGTGGAATCAAGGGAGCCTCGCTTGGTTGCTATGAGAAGAGTTGCCGCAAGAGCTTTCACGTTCCTTGTGCGAAGTTGACACGGGAATGTCGGTGGGATACT GAGAACTTTGTGATGCTATGCCCACTTCATTTGTCATTGAGATTGCCAAATGAAATTTCTGGGAAtcaaagggaaagaaaaaagag AGGATCTCGAGCAAGGGAGATAGTTCATCCAGGTCTGAAAATGAACAGGCCGTGGAAATGGCCTTCTGGGTCACCTAGCAAATGGGTTATCTGTTGCTCAGCTCTTACAGTAGCAGAGAAG GAAATTATTTCGAAGTTCGTGAAGTTGGCAGGTGTCTCACTGTCAAAGACATGGAACTCTACGGTCACCCACATCATTGCATCAACGGATGAGAATGGAGCATGCAGAAGGACCATCAAATTTTTTATGGGTATCTTGGAAGGAAAATGGATATTGAGGATTGACT GGATTAAAGCCTGCATGATGGCCATGGAACCTGTGCCTGAGGAACAATATGAGATCCATGTTGATGTCCATGGAGTCCAGGATGGCCCGAAACGTGGAAGACAACGAGTCATGAACAAG GAGCCAAAGCTTTTCAATGCCTTCAAGTTCTATTTTGCTGGAGAATTTGTGCCATCCTACAAAGGCTATTTGCAGGATCTTGTTGTCGCGGGAGGAGGAACCGTTCTACAAAGGAAACCCATTTCAAGAGATCAAGAGAGATTGCTGAATGAATCCCCCACATCGACAACCTTCATAATCTATAGCCTTGAGCACCTCGAAAATGGTGATTCCAGCAAAAATGCTATGGTTTTCAGCTGCAGAAGGGCCGAAGCACAGACTCTTGCGAATGTGATGGGAGCCAAAGTAGCTGGTCATTCATGGATACTGGACTCCATTGCTGCCTGCAGACTCCAGAGCCTTGACTCGTAA
- the LOC131243402 gene encoding BAG family molecular chaperone regulator 3-like, whose translation MMKRSSFQSEGSTKDGEAVEWEMRPGGMLVQKRDGKPDIPVPDLRLRIAYGTLRYDISINSQATFGEVKKLLSVEAGLQPGEQRLIFRGKEKENGDYLDMSGVKDRSKIVLTEDPSSREKRFIEMRRNAKIQSAHRAISDVSMEVDKLADQVSAIEKSISNGTKVAEVQITTLIEMLMRQAIKLDSVSTEGDASAQKNLQSKRVQKCVETLDVLKVSNARIKPVVVTTKWEKFEPRASTQWEFFD comes from the exons ATGATGAAGAGATCGAGCTTCCAGAGCGAAGGATCGACGAAAGACGGAGAAGCGGTGGAGTGGGAGATGCGGCCCGGTGGAATGCTCGTGCAGAAGCGTGATGGGAAGCCCGATATTCCCGTGCCGGACCTCCGCCTACGTATCGCTTACGGAACGCTCCGTTACGACATCTCCATCAATTCTCAGGCGACTTTCG GTGAAGTGAAAAAGCTTCTATCTGTAGAGGCCGGACTGCAACCTGGCGAACAACGGCTAATTTTCCGCGGTAAAGAGAAAGAGAACGGCGACTATCTCGATATGTCCGGCGTCAAGGACCGGTCGAAAATCGTCCTGACAGAGGACCCATCGAGCCGTGAGAAGAGATTCATTGAGATGCGTCGGAATGCTAAGATTCAGAGCGCCCACCGGGCCATTTCTGACGTTTCCATGGAAGTCGATAAGCTAGCTGATCAG GTATCCGCCATTGAGAAATCGATATCGAACGGGACCAAGGTAGCAGAAGTTCAGATCACGACATTGATCGAGATGCTCATGCGACAAGCGATCAAGCTTGACAGTGTGTCCACGGAAGGAGACGCCTCTGCGCAGAAGAATTTACAG TCTAAAAGAGTGCAGAAGTGTGTGGAGACATTGGATGTGCTAAAGGTCTCAAATGCAAGAATAAAGCCGGTGGTCGTCACCACAAAGTGGGAGAAGTTCGAGCCGCGGGCCTCGACCCAATGGGAATTTTTTGATTGA